The genomic window CTGAACAAATATTTGCCCCCAAAGAGAATCAAAGCAGGAGGGAATAAGAGAGGTCATTGCACAAACCAACAGGAACTATTTAATCATTTATCCCCCCAGGGAGTTCATTTACAGAATGGCTTTCAAATCTTGTCAGCCTTAGCTCAAGAGAGCTTTGGGCCTTCagctcccccaaccccaccctagTCATCTGACCTCTACTGACTTGACCCCTCTTACAAGAAGTGGCAGCGGGAAAAGTTGATAAAGTtgcaaagaaatgggaaataaGACAGGGGGTGGGGTCCAGGGCCTACTTGGAGGTCTCTTGCTCAGTGGTAAACTGAAGTGCCTGCCACACCCTAGGCCCAGCCTATGGATAATTGCATTCTTGACATTCCTGAGTCCATGGTGAATGGCCCCCTTCCACCTCAGCTCCTTCAATAGATGACTTATTTTCCACATGCTGCTCGATATCCTGGGTATTCTGAGGGGACAGCATACCTCTCATAAGCCCTgcacctccctcccccaggcaggaggcagggagataAGCAAGGAAATAGGACTGAGTCCACTGCAGAAGAGCAAAAATTGCCTACAATGATCATGGCAAAGAATCTCTCACCACTGTCTCATCCTGACTTGCTGACGGGCAAGACAACTCTCCCTCCCAGGGAAAGGGGTGGGGTGTGACTCTTGGGCCCAGAAAGTGTGTCTGGGACCAATAACAACTACTACAGCAAAACTTGCTGGTGTCAGTCACTGTGCTCATGTTAGCAACAAGACTGACAAGACTCTGCAAGGCAAGGAGGGCTTGCCACATTTTTTTagtggaagaaactgaggcttaaggtaAACTggcctgtccaaggtcacacagctagttacgTGACTCACACCTGTGTGTCAGTTTGGTTCCTAAGTCTGTGACTGAATCTCAATGTCCCACAGAGGCCCACAGACCAGGTTCTTGCTTTGCCAGCAAACGGTGCTTGGTGAAGaggccccagggccctggccGGAAAGCAACAGGCGGAACAGCTGGAGCTCCCCAACCGACCCCAGGCAGTGAGGTGCAAAGTCCCCGAGCTTAATGCGTGACACAGCAAGAGCTCCGCAAACAGGCCAACCATGCAGAAAGTTGCACACTTTACAgcaaatgaacataggggtgcagcaCAAACACAACTGGCCCACTGGCACAGCTAACACTGCCCTAAAATCAGGCCATCCTCGGCCATCCAAGCCAGGGGGATCTCCTGCTTGGCCATGCCCTGTTGTGAGAGGAGAGTACCCTGTGTGCAAACCCTGAAATAAAGGGAACTTGACTTGGGGGAGGGAAGCCCAGGACAGGACTGACATCCCTGGGGAGTAAGACTGGAGGGGCTTGTGGGTCACTGATGCTCACTGCCTTCTCCAGGCATTATACTCATCCCCCTTTGCATGGTGGGCCTGTATATCAAGGGGAGGGGAACACCGGACTAACTTCCCACTCTCAAAGGTTTTGGGCCAAACGAACACAGAGGCTGTTTTCCTCTGCTGAGAAACTGGAACACAAGTATGAAAGAGTGGGGTCATGAGGGTGACCAGAATGAAAGATGCCTGGTCCTTCAAGATCTAGGTCATCCGTATTTCAGAACAGTTAACCTCTTGCTGTGCAATGAGGCCACTCACATCTCCTTAAGAAACAACATCTCCAATAATCACCCAGCACAACAGAAAGAGCTACAGGGTAGAGACTGTTGGGGAACTTCTCTGACCAGAGGCCAAGCAAAAGGAATACACAAGGGGCGTGGTCCTTACCCAGCCGCCGTTCTCTTGGATCCAAGGCTCTAGGTGGTCATTCAGGTAAGTGGCCATCCAGGTTGCGATCCGACTCACCAATACCTGCATCTCCTTGTCTACGCTTTCCACGCACAGTGCCCCACCGAAGGAGAAAAAGGCCACAATGCGACCCCAGTTCACCCCATCCCGGAAGAGTTCATTCACTACCTGCTCAAAGCTCTGATATGCTGTCCCTGGGGTGATGTGGAGCTGGGATGTCAGGTCGCTGAATGCCCGCCGGTACCTCAGTTCAAACTCatcccctgcctccctcagcGCTTGCTTCACTGCTGCCATGGGGATCACTTCCCGGGCATCCAAGCTGCTGCTGTGGCCAGTGGCTCCATTCCCCGTGGGGCTGTCCGCCAGGTGCCAGGATGGGTTGCCATTGATGGCACTGGGGGTCTCCATCTCTGATTCAGTCCCTTCTGGGGCCTCAGTTCTGTTCTCTTCCACGTCACTAAACTGACTCCAGTTGTATCCTTTCTGGGAAAGCTTGTAGGAGAGAAAGTCAACCACCAGCTCCCGGTTGCTCTGAGACATTTTTATAATAGGGATGGGCTCCACCAGTCCATTGTCCAAAACACCTGCTCACTCACAGAGTCTGGTCTCTGCTCAGTGGTTCTCTTCGGAGATCCAAAGCCAAGATAAGGTtctgaagggagagaaagagcttcagggaaaaaaaaaattaatgtgcatGCCATTTACCCTACAACATCCCATTCCCCCTCCAGGTACCAGAACTGGTTTCTTTGTGGCTCTCATCAAGGTCTGGGTCTAGCTTCCAGGAGACTTCAATGAAGTCAAATTGAAAGCACCAGCGGGCTCTGAATCATCACACCGGCCTTTTTAACCCCAGCCGCCTCTTTTTCTCCGAAATGCCTTCCTCGGAAAGTCACTCCCCGGGCAGTCggtcccccacccccgcctccgcACAACCTACATTCAAATCCCTCTCAGGCGACGGCAGGCAGGTGCAGCCCCCGGAAGATCTTTTGTATCACAGGTCAGGAAGAGAAGGTGGCAGCCGGGATGCCGGTAACTCAGCCGGCCTCGCGGTGGCTGGCAAAAAAAGCAGCGGCTGGAAGGATCATGCGACCCAACAGGCAGGGAGCCCAGAAGGCGACACAGGAATTACGAAGCTCAGGAACCGGCCCCCTcgcctgcttcctcctccatcGCCCAGATCGAGGGCGGCCGCTCGCAGCCGCGGCCTCCTGCCACCCGAGGGAGCCCAGCCCCCTCGCTCTTGCACGCCCCTTGGCTCTCCGCCTCCTACTGGGAGGCAGGAGAACTCTCCTAGAGGTGGCTGGTCTGGGGTttagggttttttctttctttctttcctatttaagTACCAGCCCAGAGTGAGGCTTCCGAAACCCTGAAGGGACTTCTCAATGGGGCTCAAGGTTTCAATGAGGGACGGAGGGAGGGGGAAGCTGCCTCGGATCTGCGGTCTGACTTCGGAAAGGCCATCGCCGGGCCTTTCTGGGAGGCTGAAGGCCGGGGACCCCCCAGAAACGCCGCCGGTTTTCTCTGAATTCCCCAAAGGCCCTGGACGTGGCGGTGGCAGTGGGGGATTGCCGGGTCCTCCATTCCCCGCACGGACACAATGGCCGCCGGCACCCTGCACAAAGACCGGCTGAGGATGAGGCGCCGGGCCTCTCCTCCGGTCAGGGAGAGGGGTCGAGGCCTGCTCTGGGCCCCCCACGGCTGAGACCACGTTTTCCTGGGAGCGGGCCCAAAGCAGCTTCCTGGCGCCCCTGGGAGGGCTCGGGGGCCGGGGGCTGCACCTCTCCGGAGCCCGGAGTGGGTGGGCTGCGGCCTCGCGGCTTCGCGCGCGCGCTAGGCCGGGTACCCGCCGGGCCACCGCCCCGTTGCTAGGCAACCGCTCTCCCTCAGGGGCGCCCCCTAGACCTTTCTGGGAGGAGGGGTCTCGCCCCCGGCGGCCCGCCCAGGCGGAGCCAATCAGCGAGCCCAGATGGCACAGAAGCGGAACGGCAGGGCTCCCATTGGGCGCACCGCCTGCCACGCACAGGGGAGGCGGCGCTCTCACCTGCGAGCCCCGCCAGCCGTGGGGGGCCACATCCCCCCTTCATCGGCCAAGTCGTTTCCAGACGCGAGGGCTCTTCACGGCCGAGTTCCGCGCCGCGGACCCAGGCCGGCCTACCTGGCTGACGACTCGCGCTGTCTCTTCCGCACGagccggcctcagtttcccctgaagAGACCGGGGGAACTTGCAAGCTCAGTCACTTCCGGTGCCGCGGCAGCGCGCGCGAGCCCGAGACGCAAAGGGAGTGCGCGCCTTGAGGACCAGCGGCAAGACCTGGGAGAGAGCGCCGCCTTGCGGTAGAGCTGGGGGATTCCGGAGACGCAAAAAAAATCCACGTTTACATTCAcatacccattcattcattcatttaatcagtCAGTTTCATCCACCGGTCAGTTTATATGTCGAAAAAGCATCGCATTGTGGCTAACCACCTTGTGTCTGGGATTCCAACTCTGCTAGTTGGGCAGGTTCCTCAGCtgctgtgtgcctcagtttccttaattCTAAAATGGGTAAAAACCAACCTCCCTCACTGGGTTAtttgaggattaaaagagttatTTGTAAAGTCCATAGAAGAGTGCACAGTCCGTAGTATATGCTGCAtaaatttattcagcaaatgtgTATTGTTTGGGTTGCTGAAGGTAGagttaggaacaagacaagacatggtccctgctttCATGGAGACAAAcccttgagatggagagagacagtaAACAACTAAGACGATACAGGAACAAGGCAATTTCACATAGTGACTAGTGCTATAAAGAAAGTAGATCAGGGTATTGTCATGAAGAGGGTGAAGGGAGAGGCGCTGTTTTAGACTGAGTGGTCAGGGAGGTGAGCCCACCCTCCCTGCCCAGTGAGAGAGAGGCATTTTCTCAACAGTTGTTTATGCAGGGTAGCCAAGGATGGCCTCTTTGAAGAGATGACGTAGAACCCAAGATTTGAAGTATCAGAAAATGCCAACTTgacccagccctggtggcctagtggttaaatttccataCACCCCGGTTTGGTCCCCCCGGGGCCGAaacacaccacccatctgtcagtagccatgctccGGTGggggctcacacagaagaactagaaggacttacaactacaatatgcaactatatactggggctttggggaggaaaaaaagacaagaaaaaagagagagaagaagattggcaacagctcagggtgaacctttcctagccaaagggggaaaaaaaaagctgtacattttttttaaatttctaaagaaaagaaaatgccaacTCATGGAAGGAGCCTAGAGAACATCAGcgtaggcagagggaacagcttgtgccaaatgtcctgaggcaggaagaCCTTGGCATGTTCCAGAAGCTGAAGGAGAAGCAGTGTGACTGGAAGGTAGTGAGGGATGGCAAATACAGTGTGAGAGGAAGTTGGAAAGCTGACCATGGAAGTGAGTTGGACTTGATTCTAAACATTGAAaggtgttttattttatgttaatttaattGACTAAAAATAGCTACGTATACAGGAAcactgaatattaaaaatataccaaAGAGCCTGGGATGAAACGGTGGGTCTTCTTCCCACCCCCAAGTTCCCTCACAGAGGTCATCATTTCTGTAGCCTTTCAGAGATGGTTGCTGTATTCACAACACATTTATGTGTATAAATGTTTTACACAAATGGTGGCTTGCTATAAACACTTCTAcgtcttgctttttccctgagctctcaattttttaaattactgcacAACTTTATAAGAACATGCCATAATTTCCTGGCCCAATCCCCTATTCGGGAACACTTAGGTAGTTTCCAATCCTTTCTTATTACAAATAAGGTTATAACTTGTCCATTCGTTGTTTTGC from Equus asinus isolate D_3611 breed Donkey chromosome 15, EquAss-T2T_v2, whole genome shotgun sequence includes these protein-coding regions:
- the BCL2L1 gene encoding bcl-2-like protein 1, producing the protein MSQSNRELVVDFLSYKLSQKGYNWSQFSDVEENRTEAPEGTESEMETPSAINGNPSWHLADSPTGNGATGHSSSLDAREVIPMAAVKQALREAGDEFELRYRRAFSDLTSQLHITPGTAYQSFEQVVNELFRDGVNWGRIVAFFSFGGALCVESVDKEMQVLVSRIATWMATYLNDHLEPWIQENGGWDTFVELYGNNAAAESRKGQERFNRWFLTGMTVAGVVLLGSLFSRK